From the Candidatus Binatia bacterium genome, one window contains:
- a CDS encoding TldD/PmbA family protein — MSAQGEPSNAVIDRALETAREAGASDADAVFVEWGSSAAQVRLGEVETVKMSRERRLGIRCFSGQASAMASTADLAGDAIENFVRDVVEMSTIVAADPEAGLPPTEALATDTPELGLADDAGDGISPDDRIGLATRCEKAALDADPRLTNSEGAEFSHSSSRVAYGSSGGFRGSYRTTGYGISVAPVATDGEEMQRDSWYDSSRAYADLADPESVGNIAAQRTLRRLNARKVPTQSLPVVFDPISAASLMRHLASAVCGGALYHRASFLLDKLGEEIASSNINVVDDGRLPGGLASRPFDGEGLATRRNVVVENGRLTSYLLDSYSARKLGMTSTGNASRSAGDAPGASPTNFYLAAGESTPEEIVGSVKSGLYVTSLSGFGVNGVTGDYSRGAGGLWIENGELTHAVEEVTIAGNLLEMFHNIQMLGNDLEFRAGVCAPTLLIEKMTLAGS, encoded by the coding sequence ATGAGTGCGCAGGGCGAACCGTCGAACGCCGTCATCGACCGCGCGCTCGAGACGGCCCGCGAGGCGGGCGCATCGGATGCCGACGCCGTCTTCGTTGAATGGGGCTCTTCGGCGGCGCAGGTGCGTCTCGGCGAAGTCGAAACCGTCAAGATGTCGCGGGAGCGCAGGCTCGGAATCCGCTGCTTCTCCGGTCAGGCGAGCGCCATGGCGTCCACCGCCGACCTCGCCGGCGACGCCATCGAGAACTTCGTCCGCGACGTGGTCGAGATGTCCACCATCGTCGCCGCGGACCCCGAAGCGGGACTCCCGCCGACCGAAGCCCTCGCGACCGACACGCCGGAACTCGGACTGGCCGACGACGCCGGCGACGGCATCTCCCCCGACGACCGGATCGGCCTCGCCACTCGCTGCGAGAAAGCCGCGCTGGATGCCGACCCACGGCTGACGAACTCAGAGGGCGCAGAGTTCTCCCACTCCAGCAGCCGGGTCGCGTACGGATCGTCCGGCGGGTTCCGCGGAAGCTATCGCACCACCGGCTACGGAATCTCCGTCGCGCCGGTCGCCACTGACGGCGAGGAGATGCAACGCGACTCCTGGTACGACAGCTCGCGCGCGTACGCGGACCTCGCGGATCCGGAGAGCGTCGGAAACATCGCGGCACAGCGCACACTGCGCCGCCTGAACGCGCGCAAGGTACCGACGCAGAGCCTCCCGGTCGTCTTCGACCCGATCAGCGCCGCTTCACTAATGCGCCATCTCGCATCGGCTGTTTGCGGCGGCGCGCTCTACCATCGCGCGTCGTTCCTCCTCGACAAACTCGGCGAAGAGATCGCGTCTTCCAACATCAACGTCGTCGACGACGGCCGGCTCCCCGGCGGTCTCGCGTCTCGCCCGTTCGACGGCGAAGGGCTCGCGACGCGTCGCAACGTCGTCGTCGAGAACGGACGCCTGACAAGCTACCTGCTCGACTCCTACTCCGCCCGCAAGCTCGGCATGACGTCGACGGGCAACGCCTCGCGTTCCGCCGGGGATGCACCCGGCGCATCCCCAACCAACTTCTATCTCGCCGCGGGCGAAAGCACCCCGGAAGAGATCGTCGGTTCGGTGAAGAGCGGACTGTACGTCACCAGCCTCTCCGGCTTCGGCGTAAACGGCGTCACCGGCGACTACTCCCGTGGCGCGGGCGGCCTCTGGATCGAAAACGGCGAGCTGACCCACGCCGTCGAGGAGGTCACCATCGCCGGGAATCTCCTCGAGATGTTCCACAACATCCAGATGCTCGGAAACGACCTCGAGTTCCGAGCCGGAGTCTGCGCGCCCACCCTGCTGATCGAGAAAATGACCCTCGCGGGCTCCTAG
- the nadA gene encoding quinolinate synthase NadA, whose translation MSENQPRSGEDLFRDFAPLGDPAVYTRDRCDQISDTVERIRELKREHNAIILAHNYQRPEIFEVADFVGDSLELARKGTTLDADVIVFCGVHFMAETAKILSPERTVLLPDMRAGCSLADSVDADTLEDRRDELKAVYPDLQVACYVNTTAAVKAVSDVCVTSSNATEVIERLPTGNVLFVPDENLARHVQENTKKNIIAWDGNCYVHHQITPEQIERVRKHLPRVKVLAHPECRQDVLDLADAVLSTSGMIRYARESDAQEFLVVTECGLSDRLLLELPEKTFYKSCKLCAYMKMITLEDTLRSLEEMRYPIELDEDVRAGAERSLKRMLELS comes from the coding sequence ATGTCCGAGAACCAACCGCGGTCGGGCGAAGATCTCTTCCGAGACTTCGCACCGCTCGGCGACCCTGCCGTCTACACGCGTGACCGTTGCGACCAGATCTCCGACACGGTCGAGCGGATCCGGGAGCTGAAGCGCGAGCACAACGCGATCATACTGGCGCACAACTACCAGCGCCCGGAGATCTTCGAGGTCGCCGACTTCGTGGGAGACTCGCTCGAGCTCGCTCGGAAAGGCACGACGCTCGACGCCGACGTGATCGTCTTCTGCGGCGTCCACTTCATGGCGGAGACCGCGAAGATCCTCTCGCCCGAGCGCACCGTCCTCTTGCCGGACATGCGCGCGGGGTGCTCGCTCGCCGACAGCGTCGACGCCGACACCCTGGAAGACCGACGCGACGAGCTGAAGGCCGTCTACCCGGACCTGCAGGTCGCTTGTTACGTGAATACCACAGCCGCCGTGAAGGCCGTCTCCGACGTATGCGTCACCTCCTCCAATGCGACCGAGGTCATCGAGCGACTACCGACGGGCAACGTCCTGTTCGTTCCCGACGAAAACCTCGCGAGACACGTGCAGGAGAACACGAAGAAGAACATCATCGCATGGGACGGCAACTGCTACGTCCACCACCAGATCACGCCGGAGCAGATCGAACGCGTGCGCAAGCACCTGCCCCGCGTGAAGGTGCTCGCGCACCCCGAGTGTCGGCAGGACGTTCTCGACCTGGCCGATGCCGTGCTCTCCACGAGCGGAATGATTCGCTACGCTCGCGAGAGCGACGCGCAGGAGTTCCTCGTCGTCACCGAGTGCGGTCTTTCGGATCGGCTACTGCTCGAGCTCCCGGAGAAGACCTTCTACAAGAGCTGCAAGCTCTGCGCGTACATGAAGATGATCACGCTCGAAGACACTCTCCGTTCGCTCGAAGAGATGCGTTACCCGATCGAACTCGATGAGGATGTTCGCGCCGGAGCGGAACGCTCGCTCAAGCGCATGCTCGAGCTCTCGTGA
- a CDS encoding tetratricopeptide repeat protein, with translation MPSRSVEEIRERLYETAGDPGSDPATGALWIAAEEYPELDVDAYRGYLTDLAERVTRAVASDASADAVQKAMAQEIFETEGFTGNANDYYDPRNSYLNDVIDRRVGIPITLAVVYLSVARTLGRTASGLNTPGHFLVVDEGAVLDPFHGGRVVERDALLAQMEQAGSRQPSAQLEQILQNPTDTRGVLTRMLVNLRMNHLRRKDQDRALTAVDRLVHVDPENPTWLRDRGALFQRLDCPGAAVSDLKAYLERAPEDPEADVIQQFIDRLTRDLPPLQ, from the coding sequence ATGCCGTCCCGCTCTGTCGAAGAGATCCGCGAGCGTCTGTACGAGACCGCCGGCGACCCGGGGAGCGACCCCGCGACCGGCGCGTTGTGGATTGCGGCGGAGGAGTATCCCGAACTCGATGTCGACGCGTACCGCGGCTACCTGACCGACCTGGCGGAGCGCGTGACCCGAGCGGTGGCGAGCGACGCATCGGCAGACGCCGTACAGAAGGCCATGGCCCAGGAAATCTTCGAGACCGAGGGTTTTACCGGCAATGCGAACGACTACTACGATCCCCGCAACAGCTACCTCAACGACGTCATCGACCGTCGCGTCGGCATCCCGATCACGCTCGCCGTCGTATACTTGAGCGTCGCCCGCACGCTCGGGCGAACCGCCTCAGGCCTGAACACTCCTGGTCACTTCCTCGTCGTCGACGAGGGGGCCGTGTTGGATCCATTTCACGGTGGCCGCGTCGTCGAGCGCGATGCTCTGCTCGCGCAGATGGAGCAAGCCGGTTCGCGCCAACCTTCCGCGCAACTCGAGCAGATCCTGCAGAACCCGACCGACACCCGCGGAGTCCTCACGCGGATGCTCGTGAACCTCCGAATGAACCACCTACGCCGGAAGGACCAGGACCGCGCGCTCACAGCGGTCGACCGGCTCGTCCACGTCGACCCCGAGAACCCCACCTGGTTGCGCGATCGCGGCGCCCTCTTCCAACGGCTCGACTGCCCGGGGGCCGCCGTCTCCGATCTCAAAGCCTATCTCGAACGAGCTCCCGAAGACCCGGAAGCCGACGTGATCCAGCAGTTCATCGATCGCCTGACCCGCGACCTGCCGCCGCTGCAGTGA
- a CDS encoding DHH family phosphoesterase, whose product MSAVEGPEPLVILPHDNPDPDALASAAAVQYLLRELCGRESIIGLGGIIGRAENRAMVKYLNIRLVPVKEIEFSPDRRIVLVDTQPGRANNSLPADIVPTGVIDHHPAYGPSDDIPFVDMRDDYGATSTILTEYIRDSHVTVESKIATALFYGIAAETQDLGRESTEADFAASHFLYPYANKRRLGKIENARVPREYFRAFRDAIDAATVYDKAIISDLGDVLYPDMVAEVADFLLRLDDVEWALAMGSYKKGLYVSLRTTERETNAGEILQKVLGSKSAGGHDMIAGGRVRLDGNGLEREKMAVKVKERFLSRLELTGATRQDLV is encoded by the coding sequence ATGTCTGCCGTAGAAGGGCCAGAACCCCTGGTCATCCTACCGCACGACAATCCGGACCCAGACGCGCTCGCGAGTGCTGCCGCAGTGCAGTACTTGCTCCGGGAGCTCTGCGGCCGCGAATCGATCATCGGGCTCGGCGGCATCATCGGGCGGGCCGAGAACCGGGCGATGGTCAAATACCTCAACATCAGGCTGGTCCCGGTGAAGGAAATCGAGTTCTCGCCGGATCGCCGGATTGTCCTGGTCGACACGCAGCCGGGGCGCGCCAACAACTCACTTCCGGCCGACATCGTGCCCACCGGGGTCATCGACCACCATCCGGCGTACGGCCCGAGCGACGACATTCCCTTCGTCGACATGCGGGACGATTACGGGGCCACCTCGACGATTCTGACCGAGTACATACGCGATTCCCACGTGACGGTGGAGAGTAAGATCGCGACGGCCCTGTTCTACGGAATCGCCGCCGAGACGCAGGATCTCGGGCGCGAATCCACAGAGGCCGACTTCGCTGCGAGCCACTTCCTGTACCCGTACGCGAACAAGCGGCGCCTCGGGAAGATCGAGAACGCGCGCGTGCCACGAGAGTACTTCCGCGCCTTCCGAGACGCGATCGATGCAGCGACCGTCTACGACAAGGCCATCATCTCCGACCTGGGCGACGTGTTGTACCCGGACATGGTGGCCGAGGTTGCCGACTTCCTGCTGCGGCTGGACGATGTCGAATGGGCGCTCGCGATGGGCTCGTACAAGAAAGGCCTGTACGTCTCGCTGCGGACGACCGAGCGCGAGACGAACGCCGGCGAGATCCTCCAGAAGGTCCTCGGAAGCAAATCGGCCGGCGGGCACGACATGATTGCCGGCGGGCGCGTAAGGCTCGATGGCAACGGACTCGAGCGCGAGAAGATGGCAGTGAAGGTGAAGGAGCGCTTTTTGTCGCGGCTCGAACTCACCGGCGCCACGCGGCAGGACCTGGTCTAG
- the tldD gene encoding metalloprotease TldD, producing MTNPTDSTDLLPARLIADRFGLDVDALEATLGTALARRADFADLFFEHRSLHSVSLDEGIVKKANQQIVQGVGVRVLAGEKTGYAFSDELSLDNLKLAAENARAIAATASESRSVDLRGTPTAPGHDLYPVDSAALLPSLTDRAALLTRLDKEARSFDPRIKNVMASVAVEDKVVLIANSAGELVADHQPLLRVSVSCIAEDGDKRQQGSSGGGGRVAFEFLIDGEERALAFARDAARQAIVNLDATDAPAGEMNVVLGPGWPGVLLHEAVGHGLEGDFNRKGTSAFAKLLGEQVASELCTVVDDGTIASRRGSLNIDDEGTPTQRNVLIEKGRLRGYLQDRMNARLMGVPATGNGRRESFMHYPMPRMTNTFMLAGEDDPEDIIRSVDRGLYAVSFGGGQVDITSGKFVFSASEAYRIEGGKLAGPVKGATLIGNGPEAMKRITRVGCDLKLDDGIGTCGKDGQSIPVGVGLPTIRIDGITVGGTQA from the coding sequence GTGACGAACCCTACGGACTCTACAGACCTCCTTCCCGCGCGGCTCATCGCCGATCGGTTCGGCCTCGATGTCGACGCTCTCGAGGCGACACTGGGCACCGCCCTCGCCCGACGCGCCGACTTCGCCGACCTCTTTTTCGAGCACCGTTCGCTGCACTCGGTCTCGCTCGATGAAGGCATCGTCAAGAAGGCCAATCAGCAGATCGTTCAGGGCGTCGGGGTTCGCGTCCTTGCCGGGGAGAAGACGGGCTACGCGTTCTCCGACGAGCTCTCGCTGGACAACCTGAAACTCGCAGCCGAAAACGCCCGCGCCATCGCCGCGACCGCTTCGGAATCGCGCTCGGTCGACCTCCGGGGCACACCGACCGCCCCCGGACACGATCTCTATCCCGTCGACTCGGCGGCGCTGCTCCCGAGCCTCACCGACCGAGCCGCGCTCCTGACGCGACTCGACAAGGAGGCACGCAGCTTCGATCCGCGCATCAAAAATGTGATGGCCTCGGTCGCCGTCGAGGACAAGGTCGTGCTCATCGCGAACTCCGCGGGCGAGCTCGTCGCCGACCACCAACCGCTCCTCCGCGTGTCCGTGAGCTGCATTGCGGAGGATGGCGACAAGCGCCAACAGGGCTCCTCCGGCGGCGGTGGCCGCGTTGCCTTCGAGTTCCTGATCGACGGAGAAGAACGAGCCCTCGCCTTCGCGCGAGACGCGGCCCGGCAGGCCATCGTGAACCTCGACGCGACCGATGCACCGGCCGGCGAGATGAACGTGGTCCTCGGCCCCGGGTGGCCCGGCGTACTGCTTCACGAAGCCGTCGGCCACGGGCTCGAAGGAGACTTCAATCGCAAGGGCACGTCCGCCTTCGCGAAGCTTCTCGGCGAACAGGTCGCGTCCGAACTCTGCACCGTCGTCGACGACGGAACGATCGCCTCACGGCGCGGGTCGCTCAACATCGACGACGAGGGCACCCCGACCCAGCGCAACGTGCTGATCGAGAAGGGACGCCTGCGCGGCTACCTGCAGGACCGTATGAACGCCCGTCTCATGGGCGTGCCCGCAACGGGCAACGGGAGGCGCGAAAGCTTCATGCACTATCCGATGCCCCGCATGACGAACACCTTCATGCTTGCCGGGGAGGACGATCCCGAAGACATCATCCGGTCCGTCGACCGCGGCCTGTACGCGGTGAGTTTCGGCGGCGGCCAGGTCGACATCACCAGCGGCAAGTTCGTCTTCTCGGCGAGCGAGGCCTATCGGATCGAAGGCGGCAAACTGGCCGGCCCAGTGAAGGGAGCGACTCTCATCGGGAACGGCCCCGAAGCGATGAAGCGCATCACACGCGTCGGCTGCGACCTGAAACTCGACGACGGCATCGGGACCTGCGGAAAAGACGGGCAGTCCATCCCTGTGGGTGTTGGCCTCCCCACGATCCGAATCGACGGCATCACCGTGGGCGGGACCCAGGCATGA